The nucleotide sequence TTCGTGGAGACCAACCGGGCGCTGCCCCCGCCCCTGGGCGCGATCCTGGAACAGGAGGGCGCAGGCGTCTTCACGGTGGACATGCTCGCTGCCTACTCGCGGCAGCGTCAACCGCGGGACACCGAACACCTGCCCACCTTTGACCTCAGCTGGCTGGAAGACCTGGAAGGCGAAGCCGAGCAGCCCTTCCTGCTCTTTCTGGAGCCGCCCTCGCTGGACGAGCGGATCGTGCAGCAGGCGGCACTCTTTTCGCTGATCTCGAGCCCCGATGCCGCGCTGGACGACTGGCTGGTCGAACGCCCCCAAACGTACCGCAAGGTGATTCTGCCCGCCGAGCTGAAGTGGGAGGTCCGCGACAAGCTCGACCAGTCCAACATCACGGAAAGAACCCTCTTCCCCGGCCTCAGCGGCCTCAGCCAGACACTCAAACGCTACTACCAGGTCCGCACGCCCCAAGACCGGCCGACCAAGCCTGAGGAGAAGACTGAGCCGCTCTCGAGGCAGACCTGAGCGGAATGCGGCGGGGCTCAGTACACGTGGAAGTCCTGCAAGCCGGTCGCCTCGCTGTACTGGGTCTGCACGTCCTTGACCTGGGCATGGGGGGGACCGCGGCGCAACCAGTGCAGCAGGCGGTCGAGGGCTTCCGGGGGGCCTTCGGCCACCACCTCCACCCGGCCGTCCAGGAGGTTCTCGGCGCTCCCGGTCAGGCCGAGATCGCGGGCGTGACGCTGAACGTAACGGCGGTACCCGACTCCCTGCACGGTGCCGGAAACAAGAGCGGTGAGACGCATACGGCCATGCTAGCGGGTCCAGGGCGCCTTTCTGACGGTCAGGTGAGGAATTCGGCTGGGCGCTCACCCACGGGGCGGTAGAGTGGGGGGGATGCCCGCCCAACCCGTGCCGACCGCCCTTTTCTTCTGCGGAGCGGACCGCGAGTGACCGGTACGCCCCGCCCCAACCGGTTTCCACATCGCCCCCCAGCCCGGCGCTGGCCGTGGGTCATCCTCGTCCTGGCGGCGCTGCTGGGCCTCGCGGCGTGGTTTGCCCCTGCCCTGCTGGGCCGCTGGGTGCTGGAGCGGGTGAGCGGCGAGGGAACCCGCCTCCGCGCCGAGGAGGTGCACGGGCCGCTGTGGGCTCCGGGCCTGCGGGAGGTCCAGGTAGAACTGCCGGGCGTCTCGGGCACCGCCAAGCGGGCGAGGGTGAGCGTCGCGGGCGTGGACCTGCGGCACCGAACGGTACGGCTCAACGTGGCCCTCTCGGGTGCGGACGTGACGCTGGGCCTGCGGGACCTGCTGGGCGGCGGTGGGGAAGCGG is from Deinococcus sp. YIM 77859 and encodes:
- a CDS encoding FRG domain-containing protein, whose protein sequence is MKEIRVSSWPELHEVLYGESWNAGLHRFRSPFVFRGQGRADAKLTTTLQRLGGDIREVERHLLRNFRKYAHKSGVDRDLSWYWLAVGQHHGLPTRLLDWTSSPLVALHFATAQEKDYDQDGVIWMVNFVETNRALPPPLGAILEQEGAGVFTVDMLAAYSRQRQPRDTEHLPTFDLSWLEDLEGEAEQPFLLFLEPPSLDERIVQQAALFSLISSPDAALDDWLVERPQTYRKVILPAELKWEVRDKLDQSNITERTLFPGLSGLSQTLKRYYQVRTPQDRPTKPEEKTEPLSRQT
- a CDS encoding acylphosphatase, producing the protein MRLTALVSGTVQGVGYRRYVQRHARDLGLTGSAENLLDGRVEVVAEGPPEALDRLLHWLRRGPPHAQVKDVQTQYSEATGLQDFHVY